In Ovis aries strain OAR_USU_Benz2616 breed Rambouillet chromosome 14, ARS-UI_Ramb_v3.0, whole genome shotgun sequence, a single genomic region encodes these proteins:
- the LOC114118019 gene encoding LOW QUALITY PROTEIN: upstream-binding protein 1-like (The sequence of the model RefSeq protein was modified relative to this genomic sequence to represent the inferred CDS: deleted 1 base in 1 codon) yields the protein MAWVLKMDEVIESGLVHDFDASLSGIGQELGAGAYSMSDVLALPIFKQEDSSLPLDDETKHPSFQYVMCAATSPAVKLHDETLTYLNQGQSYEIRMLDNRKMGDVPEITGKLVKSIVRVVFHDGRLQYTEHQQLEGWKWNRPGDRLLDLDIPMSVGIIDTWTNPSQLNAVEFLWDPAKRTSAFIQVHCISTEFTPRKHGGEKGVPFRIQVDTFKQNENGEYTDHLHSASCQIKVFKPKGADRKQKTDREKMEKRAAHEKEKYQLSYDTTVLTECSPWPDTPTAYVNNSPSAAPTFTSPPPSACSIPDSNSSSPNHQGDGIPQASSEQLQPSATIQETQQWLLKNRFSSYTRLFSNFLGADLLKLTKEDLVQICGAADGIWLYNALKSRSVRPRLTLYVCREQPAPQGQQPAAGGGDSSSAAPFVYHAIYLEEMVASEVARKLALVFNIPFHQINQVYRQGPTGIHILVSDQMDQNFQDESCFLFSTVKAENGGGVHIILK from the exons ATGGCCTGGGTGCTCAAGATGGACGAGGTGATAGAGTCCGGGCTGGTGCACGACTTCGACGCCAGCCTCTCGGGCATCGGGCAGGAGCTGGGCGCCGGCGCCTACAGCATGAGCGATGTCTTGGCATTGCCCATTTTCAAGCAGGAAGATTCTAGCCTTCCGCTGGATGACGAGACCAAACACCCATCCTTCCAGTATGTGATGTGTGCCGCGACATCGCCCGCCGTGAAGCTGCACGACGAGACGCTCACGTACCTGAACCAAGGTCAGTCTTACGAAATTCGAATGCTGGATAATCGGAAAATGGGAGATGTGCCTGAGATCACCGGAAAACTGGTAAAGAGCATCGTAAGAGTTGTATTCCATGACGGACGACTCCAATATACAGAGCATCAGCAACTTGAAGGTTGGAAGTGGAATCGCCCCGGAGACAGACTCCTCGACTTAGATATTCCAATGTCCGTAGGAATAATTGACACATGGACAAATCCAAGCCAGTTAAATGCAGTTGAATTTCTGTGGGATCCTGCAAAACGCACATCTGCTTTCATTCAGGTACACTGCATCAGCACCGAGTTCACTCCCCGGAAGCACGGAGGTGAGAAGGGAGTGCCTTTTAGGATCCAGGTTGACACCTTCAAGCAGAATGAAAATGGAGAATACACAGATCACCTACACTCAGCTAGCTGCCAAATCAAAGTTTTTAAGCCAAAAGGTGCAGATAGGAAACAA AAAACGGACCGAGAGAAGATGGAGAAGAGAGCCGCGCACGAGAAGGAGAAGTACCAGCTGTCCTATGACACCACGGTCCTCACAGAGTGCTCTCCGTGGCCTGATACCCCCACAGCCTACGTGAACAACAGCCCATCCGCAGCTCCCACCTTCACGTCCCCGCCGCCGAGCGCCTGCAGCATCCCGGACAGCAATTCATCTTCCCCAAATCATCAGGGAGATGGAATTCCACAGGCCTCTAGTGAACAACTTCAGCCTTCAGCCACGATCCAGGAAACACAGCAGTGGCTGCTCAAAAACAGATTCTCTTCCTACACAAGACTGTTCTCCAACTTTTTAGGTGCCGACTTGTTAAAACTGACCAAGGAGGACCTAGTACAAATCTGCGGTGCCGCCGACGGGATCTGGCTCTATAACGCCCTGAAGTCAAGGTCGGTGCGGCCCCGCCTGACCCTCTACGTCTGCCGCGAGCAGCCCGCGCCGCAGGGGCAGCAGCCGGCGGCGGGCGGGGGCGACAGCAGCAGCGCCGCACCGTTCGTTTATCATGCAATCTACTTGGAAGAAATGGTTGCCTCAGAAGTTGCTCGAAAACTTGCGCTCGTGTTTAATATTCCTTTCCACCAAATTAACCAGGTTTACAGACAGGGTCCCACTGGTATTCACATTCTTGTTAGTGATCAGATGGATCAGAACTTTCAAGATGAGAGTTGTTTTTTATTCTCCACAGTAAAAGCTGAAAATGGTGGTGGCGTCCACATCATTTTGAAGTGA